The following are encoded together in the Planctomycetaceae bacterium genome:
- a CDS encoding transaldolase family protein → MTDAGPGSQLSDRVREFVLEGFAPRLGQVRATFPTHPLWRRLNELGTQLWLDSGDIDDVGVCWTREFAALTTNNTLLNQQVQKGLYDDLIVEASRLLDDFTLSPQQRKLELAFILNARHGLKLVETFDAFVSVEEHTDLADDLPAALAYARRYYEICPQRFYVKIPLSPAGVLATRRCTAEGIAVNHTLGFSARQNYLIARVGRPAFVNVFLGRLNSFVAQNKLGDGTYVGEKATLASQAHLKGLREQMGIATRQIGASFRDGRQVRDLAGLDVMTIPPKVAGEFLQLVEGTDPQQLQDCTARRYDPPLAEGVDEHATGLHTLWDVDERLVKCLHALESEDVDAFTGGDLTAFLARHGCGDIFPDWTRQQRHSSATEGKIPRLENWRDLLQEGAIGLDSLMNLAGWNAFNADQVAMDNRVQDVLQHAAQ, encoded by the coding sequence ATGACTGACGCCGGACCGGGTTCCCAACTGAGCGACCGTGTGAGGGAGTTCGTGCTTGAGGGATTCGCGCCGCGGCTGGGACAGGTGCGAGCGACGTTTCCGACCCATCCCCTGTGGCGCCGGCTCAACGAGTTGGGAACGCAGTTGTGGCTCGACAGCGGCGACATCGACGACGTCGGCGTCTGCTGGACGCGCGAGTTCGCCGCTCTGACCACCAACAACACCCTGCTCAATCAGCAGGTACAGAAGGGCCTCTACGACGACCTGATCGTGGAGGCCTCCAGACTGCTCGACGACTTCACGCTCTCGCCGCAGCAGCGTAAGCTCGAGTTGGCGTTCATCCTCAATGCGCGTCACGGACTCAAGCTCGTCGAGACGTTCGACGCCTTCGTCTCGGTCGAGGAGCACACCGACCTGGCGGACGACCTGCCGGCTGCTTTGGCGTACGCGCGGCGCTATTACGAGATCTGCCCGCAGCGGTTCTACGTGAAGATCCCGCTGTCGCCGGCGGGCGTTCTGGCCACCCGTCGCTGCACCGCCGAGGGCATCGCCGTCAACCATACGCTGGGCTTTTCGGCACGGCAGAACTACCTGATCGCCCGGGTCGGCCGACCGGCGTTCGTCAACGTGTTCCTGGGGCGTCTGAACAGTTTTGTCGCCCAGAACAAGCTCGGCGACGGAACGTACGTGGGCGAGAAGGCCACCTTGGCTTCGCAGGCGCACCTGAAGGGCCTGCGCGAGCAGATGGGCATCGCCACGCGCCAGATCGGCGCGAGCTTCCGCGACGGCAGACAGGTCCGGGACCTGGCCGGACTGGACGTGATGACCATACCGCCCAAAGTGGCTGGCGAGTTTCTCCAGTTGGTCGAAGGAACCGATCCCCAGCAGTTGCAGGACTGCACCGCCAGACGCTATGACCCGCCGCTGGCCGAGGGCGTCGACGAACACGCGACCGGCCTGCATACGCTTTGGGACGTCGATGAGCGTCTGGTCAAATGCCTGCACGCGCTGGAAAGCGAAGACGTGGACGCCTTCACCGGCGGGGACCTGACGGCGTTCCTCGCCCGCCACGGCTGCGGCGACATCTTCCCCGATTGGACGCGCCAACAGCGCCACAGCAGCGCCACCGAGGGCAAAATCCCCCGCCTGGAGAACTGGCGCGACCTGCTGCAGGAGGGCGCCATCGGCCTGGACAGCCTGATGAACCTGGCCGGGTGGAACGCGTTCAACGCCGACCAGGTCGCCATGGACAACCGGGTGCAGGACGTGCTCCAGCACGCCGCACAATAG
- a CDS encoding CBS domain-containing protein, with translation MRVRDAMTQNVRSIDANGSLTEAATIMKNEDVGYLPVMRSDRPAGVVSDRDIVIRAVAAGMDPAATTVDEIMTGEVFTCHSDDDIADAAELMKSKKIRRLLVLDDDDQPAGVLSLGDIAESRDADVAEEVIEEVCRP, from the coding sequence ATGCGAGTACGAGACGCCATGACACAAAACGTCAGGAGTATCGACGCCAACGGATCGCTGACGGAGGCGGCCACGATCATGAAGAACGAGGACGTGGGCTATCTCCCGGTGATGCGCAGCGACAGGCCTGCGGGAGTCGTCAGCGACCGCGACATTGTGATCCGCGCCGTCGCGGCGGGGATGGACCCTGCCGCCACCACCGTCGACGAGATCATGACCGGCGAGGTCTTCACCTGCCACAGCGATGACGACATCGCCGATGCCGCAGAGTTGATGAAGAGCAAGAAGATCCGCCGCCTGCTGGTGCTTGATGATGACGACCAGCCCGCCGGCGTGCTGTCGCTGGGAGACATCGCCGAAAGCCGCGACGCCGACGTGGCTGAGGAAGTGATCGAGGAAGTCTGCAGACCCTAG